A genomic segment from Lagenorhynchus albirostris chromosome X, mLagAlb1.1, whole genome shotgun sequence encodes:
- the TASL gene encoding TLR adapter interacting with SLC15A4 on the lysosome encodes MLSEGYLSGLAYRSDIQWSCTSYNEQVAEEKEEKTEATAAATLSYSSVDETQVRSLYVRCKSSGKFISSVHSRDSQRSRNPRITVLQTNPNPVFESPNLAAVELYRDPSRETYLVPPSCKSICKNYNDLHIAGGQVMAINSVTTDFPSESSFEHGPLLKSSEIPLSMEDSISTQPSDFPPKPIQRYSSYWRITSIKEKSSLQMQKPISNAVLNEYLEQKVVELYKQYIMDTVLHDSSPTQILASELIMTSVDQISIQVSREKNLETSKARDIVINSLLQLVSTEVSTPEISTPSLHISQYSNVNP; translated from the coding sequence ATGCTGTCAGAAGGGTATCTCAGTGGACTTGCTTACCGGAGTGACATCCAGTGGAGTTGTACATCTTATAATGAGCAGGTggctgaggaaaaggaagagaagacagaAGCCACAGCTGCTGCTACTCTTTCCTATTCCTCCGTGGATGAAACACAAGTCCGAAGTCTCTATGTGAGGTGCAAATCCTCAGGCAAGTTTATTTCTTCAGTGCATTCAAGAGACAGCCAACGCAGCAGAAATCCGAGAATCACAGTGTTGCAGACAAACCCCAATCCCGTGTTTGAAAGCCCAAACTTGGCCGCAGTTGAACTATACAGAGACCCCAGCAGAGAGACCTACTTGGTTCCACCTTCCTGCAAGAGTATCTGCAAGAATTACAATGACTTACATATTGCAGGGGGCCAAGTGATGGCCATTAATTCAGTGACAACAGATTTTCCCTCTGAGAGCAGTTTTGAACATGGCCCTTTGCTGAAATCGTCGGAGATTCCTTTGTCCATGGAGGATTCCATTTCCACTCAGCCCAGCGACTTCCCACCCAAACCTATCCAGCGGTATTCATCCTACTGGAGAATAACCAGCATCAAAGAGAAAAGCAGCCTGCAAATGCAGAAGCCTATTTCGAATGCAGTGCTGAACGAATACCTGGAGCAGAAGGTCGTGGAGTTATACAAGCAGTACATTATGGACACTGTGCTTCATGACAGTTCTCCTACCCAGATTCTGGCATCTGAACTCATCATGACAAGTGTGGACCAAATTAGTATTCAAGTCTCTAGAGAGAAGAACCTGGAGACCTCAAAAGCCAGGGATATAGTCATTAACAGCCTTTTACAGTTGGTGTCAACTGAAGTCAGCACTCCTGAAATTAGCACTCCGAGTCTCCATATTTCTCAGTATAGTAACGTGAATCCATAG